Within Desulfolithobacter dissulfuricans, the genomic segment TCGGCTGATTTCCGGTCCAGGTTGGCCGTGGGCTCATCGGCCAGCACAAGAGGCGCATTGGTGACCAGGGCCCTGGCAATGGCCACCCGCTGCTTCTGGCCGCCGGAAATCTGGCGGGGAAACTTGTTTGCCTGGTCGGCGACACCTACGGCTTCAAGCAGCTCGTTGACCTGTTTTTCCCGCCTGGCCTTTGGCCAGTTCTGGACCATGATCAGGGGATATTCGATGTTTTCAAACACCGAAAGTACCGGAATAAGGTTGAAGTCCTGGAAAACAAAGCCGATGTTTTCTCCCCTGAAAGCGGCGGCCCTGCTTCTGCCCATATCCGAGATATTCTGTCCAGCCACCTTCAGTGTGCCGCTGGTGGGCGGATCAAGACAGCCTATCATGTTGAGCAGGGTGGATTTTCCGCTGCCGGAAGGGCCGACAAAGGCGACAAAAGAGGATTCGTCGACGGTAAAGGATACGTCCTGTATGGCCTTTACGCTTACCTCCCCGGACTGATAGATCTTGGTGATGTTGCTGCACTCCACAAGATGCATGAATTTTCCTCCGGTAGAAGAAGTCTGGTATTGATACTACTTAATTTTTTACAAATGAATACGTTGCAATATTGGTTTGATCTTTCGGTCAGCAATGATAAGCAAAAAACAGGCCATGGGCAAAGAGAAACAAGAATAAATCGTTTTTTCGATAGGCTCCTTTTGATGTGATGAACAGTTATAAGCAAAATGTGCTGTAATTTGCGGTGTTTATTGTGGATATCGTATTGTTTTGCCAAACTTGTGAGGAGGCGCTGCCGATAACGGTGAAAAA encodes:
- a CDS encoding ABC transporter ATP-binding protein, with product MHLVECSNITKIYQSGEVSVKAIQDVSFTVDESSFVAFVGPSGSGKSTLLNMIGCLDPPTSGTLKVAGQNISDMGRSRAAAFRGENIGFVFQDFNLIPVLSVFENIEYPLIMVQNWPKARREKQVNELLEAVGVADQANKFPRQISGGQKQRVAIARALVTNAPLVLADEPTANLDRKSAERIIDLMKKMRDEFGTTFIFSTHDPRVVKNAEIIFTLEDGCLISQEDSKRGNHV